The following is a genomic window from Bordetella petrii.
GCGCGCAGGATGTTGCGGCCGATGCGACCGTACCCGTTGATGGCGACGCGAATAGTCATGACTAGAGCTCCTTTTACAAAACTTGCTTGACGGCCTCGGCCACCTTGTCGGCGGTCAGACCGAAGAACTTGAACAAAGCCCCCGCGGGCGCGGATTCGCCATAGCGGTCGATGCCGACCACGGCGCCTTCCAGGCCCACGTACTTATGCCACAGCGCGGTGGTGCCGGCCTCGACGGCCACGCGCGGCAGGCCCGGCGGCAGCACGGCGCGCTTCCAGTCGGCGTCCTGGCGGTCGAACACGTCGGTGCTGGGCATGGACACCACGCGCACCGCGATGCCCTGCCCGGCCAGTTGCTCTTGCGCGGCCAGCGCGATGGCGACTTCGGAGCCCGTGGCGATGATAACGGCGCGGGCATCGTCCGCGTCTCGCAGAACGTAACCACCGCGGACAATGGCCTTCAGGGTGTCGGCGTCGCGCGGCACGAACGGCAGGTTCTGGCGCGACAGCAGCAGCGCGGTGGGGCCGCCATCGTGCACGTCCATGCCGATGCTGGCCGGGCGCGACACGGCCGCGCCCCAGGCCACCGCGGTTTCGACGGTGTCGCACGGACGCCAGACCGACAGGTTGGGAATCAGGCGCAGGCTGGCGGCGTGCTCGATGGACTGGTGGGTGGGGCCGTCTTCGCCCAGGCCGATGGAATCGTGCGTGAACACGTGCACCACGCGCTGCTTCATGAGCGCCGCCATGCGCAGGGCGTTGCGGGAGTAGTCGGAGAACGTCAGGAAGGTGCCGCCGAACGGCAGGTAGCCGCCATGCAGGGCGACGCCGTTCATGATGGCGGCCATGCCGAATTCGCGCACGCCGTAGTTGATATGGCGGCCGAACTGGATGCCCTGCTCGCCGGCGCGCACGGGCGCCACGCCCTTCCAGTCGGTGTAGTTCGAGCCGGTGAGGTCGGCCGAGCCGCCCAGCAGCTCGGGCAGCAGCCCGGCCAGCGCGGTAATGGCGAACTGCGAGGCCTTGCGGGTGGCCACGGTTTCGGCCTTCTGGTCGGTGCCCTGAATGAACGCCTGCAGCTTCGCGGCGAAATCGGCCGGCAGCTCGCCCTTCATGCGGCGCGTGAACTCGGCCGCCTCGGCGGGATATTTTGCGGCGTAGGCGTCGAACGCGGCCTGCCAGGCCGCCTGGGCCTCGGCGCCGGTCTTGCGGGCATCCCAGCCTTCGCGCACGGCTTGCGGAATTTCGAACGGCGCGGCCATCCAGCCCAGCGCCGCGCGCGTGGCGGCGACTTCTTCGGCGCCCAGCGGGGCGCCGTGCACGTTATGGGTGCCGGCCATGGCGGGCGAGCCCTTGCCGATGATGGTGCGGCAGACGATGAGCGTGGGCTTTTCAGACTGCGCGCGGGCCTGCGCGATGGCGGCATCGACCGCCGCCACGTCATGGCCGTCGACCTCGCGGATGACGTTCCAGCCGTAGCCCTCGAAGCGCGTGGCGGTGTCTTCGCCGAACCAGTGCTCGACGTGGCCGTCGATGGAAATGCCGTTGTCGTCGTACAGCACCACCAGCTTGGACAGCTTGAGCGTGCCGGCCAGCGAGCAGGCTTCGTGCGAGATACCTTCCATCAGGCAGCCGTCGCCGGTGAAGGCGTAGGTGTAGTGATCGACGATGGGCAGGCCGGGCTTGTTGAACTCGGCGGCCAGCAGCGCTTCAGCCAGCGCCATGCCGACCGCGTTGGCCAGGCCTTGGCCCAGCGGGCCGGTGGTGGTCTCGACGCCCGGGGTGATGCCGACTTCGGGGTGGCCCGGGGTGCGCGAGTGCAACTGGCGGAATTGCTTGAGCTCGTCGATGGGCAGGTCGTAGCCGCTGAGATGCAGCAGCGCGTAGATGAGCATCGAGCCGTGGCCGTTCGACAGCACGAAACGGTCGCGGTTGGCCCAGGCCGGATCGGCCGGGTTGTGGCGCAGGTGGCCCAGCCACAGGGCCTGGGCGATTTCCGCCATGCCCATCGGCGCGCCGGGATGCCCCGAGTTGGCTTGTTGGACGGCGTCCATTGCAAGGACGCGGATGGCATCCGCCAGGGCTAGGGGTTGGGCGGTGGATTGGCTCATGCGGAAATGGCTCGTAGGCGCTGGCGGCCCAAAAAACGGGGCCAGTTAAGAGAGATTGGGAAGCTCATGATTTTAGCATCCGGGCCATGCCCGGGTCCTGCCATGGGCGGCGGGCGCCCCGGCCCGCCGGGCGGATGGTAGGCTACGCGCTTGACCGGTTCTCCGCGCCTTGCCGCGCCCTGCCCGCCCGCCATGTCCCTGCCGCGTTTTTTCTGCGACACACCGCTGTCTCCCGGCGTACGCCTGCCCCTGCCAACCGCCCTGGCGCACCACGCGGTGCGCGTGCTGCGCCTGCGCGCGGGCGCCGCCATCGTGCTGTTCAATGGCGGCGGCGGCGAATACCCGGCCACACTCGAAATCGAGGGCAAAGACGCCTGGGCCCGGCTGGGCGACTTCGATCCGCGCGACGCCGAGCTGGCCGGGCGCATCGTCCTGGTGCAGGGCCTGCCGTCCGGCGACAAGATGGACTGGGTCGTGGAAAAAGCCGTCGAGCTGGGCGCCAGCCGGGTCAGCCCGATCGCGGCGCAGCGCAGCGTGCTGCAGTTGTCGGGCGCGCGCCTGGAAAAACGCGTGGCGCACTGGGCCCGCATCGCCCAGGCCGCATCGGAACAATGCGGCCGCAACCGCCTGATGGCCGTGGATGCCCCGGCCACCCTGCGCGACTGGCTGGACCAGCCGGCCGACGGGCTGCGCCTGCTGTGCCACCCGGAAGCCGGGCAAGGCCTGGCCGACGCCCTGGCGGCGCAGCCGGGGCTGCGGCAGCTCAGCCTGCTGGTGGGGCCCGAAGGAGGCTGGTCGGACGCCGAACTGGCGCTGGCCGCCGAACGCGGCGTGCAGGCCGTGCGCTACGGGCCGCGCGTGCTGCGCACCGAAACCGCCGGGCTGGCGTTGATGGCGGCGGCAACGGCGCTGCTGGGGTGGTAAGAAGAGTGGCGCCAGATACCTGGCACCTGAAGAACTACCCTTCGCCGTAGGGCGCGGCGGCAACGCCGGGCTCGGGATCGGGGTGCTTGCCGGCGTGCTCGATCACAAACGAAAACACGCGGCCGTTCTCGCGCGCGAATTCGGCGGCGTCGGCGCACACGGTTTCGATCTGGGCGGCGTCTTCTTCCAGGGCCGGATCGCCCGAATGCAGCTTGTACAGCCACAGCACCACGCCGATTTTCTGGTCGAGCACGGTGTCGCACAGGCAATCGTAAAGGGCGTCGAGATTGCCGCCGAAATACTCGGGGAAATCTACCGCCTTGGCAATGGCGCGCAACACCGCCGAGCGGCTGCGCGCCCTGTCGCAATCGGCCACCAGCAACGCCAGGCCGAGCTCGTGCGCAGCCGCGACTACGGCTTCTTTTTGCAAGCCGTCGTGTTCGATCGCGCCGCCCCGGTTCAGCTGGCGCTGCAGCGTAGACTGGCCATTTCGCGTCATGCCTGGCCCT
Proteins encoded in this region:
- a CDS encoding 16S rRNA (uracil(1498)-N(3))-methyltransferase, with product MSLPRFFCDTPLSPGVRLPLPTALAHHAVRVLRLRAGAAIVLFNGGGGEYPATLEIEGKDAWARLGDFDPRDAELAGRIVLVQGLPSGDKMDWVVEKAVELGASRVSPIAAQRSVLQLSGARLEKRVAHWARIAQAASEQCGRNRLMAVDAPATLRDWLDQPADGLRLLCHPEAGQGLADALAAQPGLRQLSLLVGPEGGWSDAELALAAERGVQAVRYGPRVLRTETAGLALMAAATALLGW
- the tkt gene encoding transketolase — protein: MSQSTAQPLALADAIRVLAMDAVQQANSGHPGAPMGMAEIAQALWLGHLRHNPADPAWANRDRFVLSNGHGSMLIYALLHLSGYDLPIDELKQFRQLHSRTPGHPEVGITPGVETTTGPLGQGLANAVGMALAEALLAAEFNKPGLPIVDHYTYAFTGDGCLMEGISHEACSLAGTLKLSKLVVLYDDNGISIDGHVEHWFGEDTATRFEGYGWNVIREVDGHDVAAVDAAIAQARAQSEKPTLIVCRTIIGKGSPAMAGTHNVHGAPLGAEEVAATRAALGWMAAPFEIPQAVREGWDARKTGAEAQAAWQAAFDAYAAKYPAEAAEFTRRMKGELPADFAAKLQAFIQGTDQKAETVATRKASQFAITALAGLLPELLGGSADLTGSNYTDWKGVAPVRAGEQGIQFGRHINYGVREFGMAAIMNGVALHGGYLPFGGTFLTFSDYSRNALRMAALMKQRVVHVFTHDSIGLGEDGPTHQSIEHAASLRLIPNLSVWRPCDTVETAVAWGAAVSRPASIGMDVHDGGPTALLLSRQNLPFVPRDADTLKAIVRGGYVLRDADDARAVIIATGSEVAIALAAQEQLAGQGIAVRVVSMPSTDVFDRQDADWKRAVLPPGLPRVAVEAGTTALWHKYVGLEGAVVGIDRYGESAPAGALFKFFGLTADKVAEAVKQVL
- a CDS encoding barstar family protein, translated to MTRNGQSTLQRQLNRGGAIEHDGLQKEAVVAAAHELGLALLVADCDRARSRSAVLRAIAKAVDFPEYFGGNLDALYDCLCDTVLDQKIGVVLWLYKLHSGDPALEEDAAQIETVCADAAEFARENGRVFSFVIEHAGKHPDPEPGVAAAPYGEG